One genomic segment of Stenotrophomonas sp. 704A1 includes these proteins:
- a CDS encoding patatin-like phospholipase family protein, with translation MADKYCDLVMKGGITSGIVYPNAVLALARDYRFKSIGGTSAGAIAAAVAAAAACGDRRQQAGEQLPDDAGYGGLSAVSAQLSQRGFIYRLFQPARGARAAYRLLVVLTGNASLPRKLLCLAVAVFEIAPLEVLVSLALLLGLGWWGGGWSGVAATLLPSVLCAYGAGVAAAALRVARVARRNLLGLCSGLGRDADTPALTEWLHTCLQQLSGKPLDAPLTFADLHAAPRYAGEPDSPHAISLQMITTCISHNEPRTLPLGGAQFWFLREEFEQLFPASVVQWLVTQAGPPLEVEGRRYFHLPQGPQLPVLVATRMSLSFPLLISAVPLHEPSRRERRCEPSAAAPDQEHNVADSMEGLTSAGQACGPVITAFRICWFSDGGISSNFPIHLFDAALPRWPTFAINLVYPQHAEEMNPRGSGRQALEHAVFLPTENRHGWQRTYQSIATPLAAAELGRFLFAVVATMQNWRDLLQARAPGYRDRIVHVSLQGDEGGMNLDMPQEVLTRIADKGSLAGARFCAFSFQNHYWIRWRNLASAYQRYTLEVSRTDDPAQQVLAYHAAYSMVARGEPNPPSYKLGSEDKRLASQRLWGLMVEQGRTWEDLGPDLTDGAPRPLPQMKVTPIY, from the coding sequence GTGGCGGACAAGTACTGCGATCTGGTCATGAAGGGCGGCATCACCAGCGGCATCGTGTACCCCAATGCGGTACTGGCGCTGGCCCGTGACTACCGCTTCAAGAGCATCGGCGGCACCTCGGCCGGGGCCATCGCCGCGGCGGTGGCGGCGGCGGCGGCGTGCGGCGATCGCCGCCAGCAGGCCGGCGAGCAGCTGCCCGACGATGCCGGCTATGGCGGGCTGTCGGCGGTATCGGCGCAGCTGTCGCAGCGTGGCTTCATCTACCGCCTGTTCCAGCCGGCGCGCGGTGCACGTGCCGCCTATCGGCTGCTGGTGGTGCTGACCGGCAATGCCAGCCTGCCGCGCAAGCTGCTGTGCCTGGCCGTCGCCGTGTTCGAGATCGCGCCGCTGGAGGTGCTGGTGTCGTTGGCGCTGCTGCTGGGCCTGGGGTGGTGGGGCGGCGGCTGGAGCGGCGTGGCGGCGACGCTGCTGCCGTCGGTGCTGTGCGCCTATGGTGCGGGCGTGGCTGCTGCCGCGCTGCGGGTGGCGCGGGTGGCGCGGCGCAACCTGCTGGGCCTGTGCAGCGGGCTGGGTCGCGATGCGGATACGCCCGCGCTGACCGAGTGGCTGCACACCTGCCTGCAGCAGCTGTCCGGCAAGCCGCTGGACGCGCCGCTCACCTTCGCCGACCTGCACGCTGCACCGCGCTATGCCGGCGAGCCGGACAGCCCGCATGCGATCAGCCTGCAGATGATCACCACCTGCATCTCGCACAACGAACCACGCACGCTGCCGCTGGGCGGCGCGCAGTTCTGGTTCCTGCGCGAGGAGTTCGAGCAGCTGTTCCCCGCCAGCGTGGTGCAGTGGCTGGTGACGCAGGCCGGCCCGCCGCTGGAGGTGGAAGGGCGGCGCTATTTCCACCTGCCGCAGGGCCCGCAGCTGCCGGTGCTGGTGGCCACGCGCATGAGCCTGAGTTTCCCGCTGCTGATCAGCGCAGTGCCGCTGCACGAGCCATCGCGCCGCGAGCGCCGCTGCGAACCGTCGGCTGCCGCACCGGACCAGGAGCACAACGTGGCCGACAGCATGGAAGGCCTGACCAGTGCCGGACAGGCCTGCGGCCCAGTGATCACCGCGTTCCGCATCTGCTGGTTCTCCGACGGCGGCATCAGCAGCAACTTCCCGATCCATCTGTTCGACGCGGCCCTGCCGCGCTGGCCGACGTTCGCCATCAACCTGGTCTATCCGCAGCATGCCGAAGAGATGAACCCGCGCGGCAGTGGCCGCCAGGCACTGGAACATGCGGTTTTCCTGCCCACCGAGAACCGCCATGGCTGGCAGCGCACCTACCAGTCGATCGCCACGCCGCTGGCGGCTGCCGAGCTGGGCCGCTTCCTGTTCGCGGTGGTGGCGACCATGCAGAACTGGCGCGATCTGCTGCAGGCGCGCGCGCCCGGCTACCGCGACCGCATCGTGCACGTGAGCCTGCAGGGCGACGAGGGCGGCATGAACCTGGACATGCCACAGGAGGTGCTGACCCGCATCGCCGACAAGGGCAGTCTGGCCGGTGCGCGCTTCTGTGCGTTCTCGTTCCAGAACCACTACTGGATCCGTTGGCGCAACCTGGCCTCGGCCTACCAGCGCTACACGCTGGAGGTGTCGCGTACCGATGATCCGGCGCAGCAGGTGCTGGCCTACCACGCCGCTTACTCGATGGTCGCCCGTGGTGAACCCAATCCCCCGTCATACAAGCTGGGCTCGGAGGACAAGCGGCTGGCATCGCAGCGGTTGTGGGGCCTGATGGTGGAGCAGGGCCGTACCTGGGAAGACCTGGGCCCGGACCTGACCGACGGCGCACCGCGCCCGCTGCCGCAGATGAAGGTCACGCCGATCTACTGA
- a CDS encoding enoyl-CoA hydratase, whose product MKDWRTQEHVGLKVEADGHTAVVTLHNPPAHTWTVHSLSALRDLVGALNADRDIYALVITGDGEKFFSAGADLNQFASGDKAAAREAARRFGEAFEALSGFRGVSIAAINGYAMGGGLECALACDLRIIEEHAQVALPEATVGLLPCAGGTQNLPRLVGEGWAKRMILLGERINAETAVRIGLAEEKVGKGEAKALALDWANKAGKQSPTSIAACKALVQSTRTGTHAAALVAEREAFVDLFDTADQVEGVSAFLEKRTAQWKNA is encoded by the coding sequence ATGAAGGATTGGCGTACCCAGGAGCACGTGGGCCTGAAGGTCGAGGCCGATGGCCACACCGCCGTGGTCACCCTGCACAACCCGCCGGCGCACACCTGGACCGTGCACAGCCTGTCGGCGCTGCGCGACCTGGTCGGCGCGCTCAACGCAGACCGCGACATCTACGCGCTGGTGATCACCGGCGACGGCGAAAAATTCTTCTCCGCGGGTGCCGATCTCAACCAGTTCGCATCGGGCGACAAGGCCGCCGCGCGCGAAGCCGCACGCCGGTTCGGTGAAGCCTTCGAAGCGCTGTCCGGCTTCCGTGGCGTGTCGATCGCCGCGATCAACGGTTACGCCATGGGCGGTGGCCTGGAATGCGCGCTGGCCTGCGACCTGCGCATCATCGAAGAGCACGCCCAGGTGGCATTGCCGGAGGCCACCGTCGGCCTGCTGCCGTGCGCCGGCGGCACCCAGAACCTGCCGCGCCTGGTCGGCGAAGGCTGGGCCAAGCGCATGATCCTGCTGGGCGAGCGCATCAACGCTGAAACCGCCGTGCGCATTGGTCTTGCCGAGGAAAAGGTCGGCAAGGGCGAAGCCAAGGCACTGGCGCTGGACTGGGCGAACAAGGCCGGCAAGCAGAGCCCGACCAGCATTGCTGCCTGCAAGGCGCTGGTGCAGTCCACCCGCACCGGCACCCATGCCGCGGCCCTGGTGGCCGAGCGCGAAGCCTTTGTCGATCTGTTCGACACGGCCGACCAGGTCGAGGGTGTGAGTGCCTTCCTGGAAAAGCGCACCGCGCAGTGGAAGAACGCATGA
- a CDS encoding CoA-acylating methylmalonate-semialdehyde dehydrogenase: MTVAAPRIRMLIDGQFIESATSHWQDVINPATQDVLAQVPFATTGEVDAAVAAAKEAFTTWRKTPIGTRARIFLKYQQLIREHMSELAHILTAEQGKTLPDAEGDVFRGLEVVEHAAAIGNLQLGELANNVANGVDTYSIMQPLGVCAGITPFNFPAMIPLWMFPMAIATGNTFILKPSEQDPMVTMRLVELALEAGIPKGVLNVVHGGEEVVNAICDHPDIKAVSFVGSTRVGTHVYNRASLAGKRVQCMMGAKNHAVVLPDANKEQTLNAMVGAAFGAAGQRCMAASTLVLVGEARGWVQDLVAKAKTLKVSGGTVAGTDVGPVISCSARERVEGLIASGVEQGAKLVLDGRAPQVDGFEKGNFVGPTIFAGVTTDMRIYQEEIFGPVLVILEAETLDEAIALVNSNPNGNGTALFTQSGAAARRFQEDIDVGQVGINVPIPVPVPLFSFTGSRASKLGDLGPYGKQVVLFYTQTKTVTARWFDDETLSHGVNTTISLK, translated from the coding sequence ATGACTGTTGCAGCGCCCCGTATCCGCATGCTGATCGATGGCCAGTTCATTGAATCGGCCACCTCCCACTGGCAGGACGTGATCAACCCGGCCACCCAGGACGTGCTGGCCCAGGTGCCGTTCGCCACCACCGGCGAAGTGGACGCCGCCGTCGCTGCCGCCAAGGAAGCCTTCACCACCTGGCGCAAGACCCCGATCGGCACCCGCGCGCGCATCTTCCTGAAGTACCAGCAGTTGATCCGCGAGCACATGAGCGAGCTGGCGCACATCCTCACCGCCGAACAGGGCAAGACCCTGCCCGACGCCGAAGGCGATGTGTTCCGTGGCCTGGAAGTGGTCGAGCATGCTGCGGCCATCGGCAACCTGCAGCTGGGCGAGCTGGCCAACAACGTGGCCAATGGCGTGGATACCTACAGCATCATGCAGCCGCTGGGCGTGTGCGCCGGCATCACCCCGTTCAACTTCCCGGCGATGATCCCGCTGTGGATGTTCCCGATGGCGATCGCCACCGGCAACACCTTCATCCTCAAGCCGTCCGAACAGGACCCGATGGTCACCATGCGCCTGGTCGAACTGGCGTTGGAAGCCGGCATTCCGAAGGGCGTGCTCAACGTCGTCCACGGTGGCGAGGAAGTGGTCAACGCGATCTGCGACCACCCGGACATCAAGGCGGTGTCGTTCGTCGGTTCGACCCGCGTCGGCACCCACGTCTACAACCGTGCCTCGCTGGCCGGCAAGCGCGTGCAGTGCATGATGGGCGCCAAGAACCATGCCGTGGTGCTGCCGGACGCCAACAAGGAACAGACCCTCAATGCGATGGTCGGTGCCGCCTTCGGTGCCGCAGGCCAGCGCTGCATGGCCGCTTCCACGCTGGTGCTGGTGGGCGAGGCCCGTGGCTGGGTGCAGGACCTGGTGGCCAAGGCAAAGACCCTGAAGGTCAGCGGTGGCACCGTGGCCGGCACCGATGTCGGCCCGGTCATTTCCTGCAGCGCGCGTGAGCGCGTGGAGGGGCTGATCGCCTCGGGCGTGGAGCAGGGCGCCAAGCTGGTGCTGGACGGCCGCGCGCCGCAGGTCGATGGCTTCGAGAAGGGCAACTTCGTCGGCCCGACCATCTTTGCCGGTGTCACCACCGACATGCGCATCTACCAGGAAGAAATCTTCGGGCCGGTGCTGGTCATCCTCGAAGCGGAAACGCTGGACGAGGCCATCGCGCTGGTCAACAGCAACCCGAACGGCAACGGCACCGCACTGTTCACCCAGAGCGGCGCGGCCGCGCGCAGGTTCCAGGAAGACATCGATGTCGGCCAGGTCGGCATCAACGTGCCGATCCCGGTGCCGGTGCCGCTGTTCTCGTTCACCGGTTCGCGCGCCTCCAAGCTGGGTGACCTGGGCCCGTACGGCAAGCAGGTGGTGCTGTTCTACACCCAGACCAAGACCGTCACCGCGCGCTGGTTCGACGACGAGACGCTGAGCCACGGCGTCAACACCACGATCAGCCTGAAGTAA
- a CDS encoding helix-turn-helix domain-containing protein: protein MNYSATQRQLGLRLLRLREQRGYSQAALAQALGLSASYLNQIERNKRPLTPAVQKKLGEVLGDISALFDEDEPAALQEALGETLRDLGLAEVSATELRALAGNLPQVSRALLDLHRRHLALREHAAALEFQLGEPGAGNTLPAGDQVREFFNRMHNHIPELDELAEQLFAEWGLSPGHVAPRLRQLLADRHGVLVEVAALQAGREKRQYDAGARRLWLPDYLEPGQQAFQMAAELALHGYLPQIDAVVARAGFSDDARIAQARIGLSNYFAGALVMPYMRFLRAAESSSYDIELLAHQFGVGFEAVCHRLSTLARRSAPGLPFFFIRVDRAGNVSKRHSATDFHFSQVGGSCPLWIVYEAFNQPGRILTQTARMPDGRRHFWLARQVSSGPVGHGQPRKTFAVALGCDLQHAERLVYSLGLDVQSPGNSVSIGPGCRVCPREDCMQRAFAQLPGR, encoded by the coding sequence GTGAATTATTCAGCCACCCAGCGGCAACTCGGCCTTCGCCTGCTGCGGCTGCGAGAACAGCGCGGCTACAGCCAGGCGGCCCTGGCGCAGGCGCTGGGGCTGTCGGCAAGCTACCTGAACCAGATCGAGCGCAACAAGCGCCCGCTGACGCCTGCGGTACAGAAGAAGCTGGGCGAGGTACTGGGCGATATTTCGGCCCTGTTCGACGAGGATGAGCCCGCGGCGCTACAGGAAGCGCTGGGCGAGACCCTGCGCGACCTGGGCCTGGCCGAGGTCAGCGCCACCGAACTGCGCGCGCTGGCCGGCAACCTGCCGCAGGTCAGCCGCGCGCTGCTGGACCTGCATCGCCGCCACCTGGCCCTGCGCGAGCACGCCGCCGCGCTGGAATTCCAGCTGGGCGAGCCCGGCGCCGGCAACACCCTGCCCGCCGGCGACCAGGTGCGCGAGTTCTTCAACCGCATGCACAACCACATTCCCGAGCTGGACGAACTGGCCGAACAGCTGTTCGCCGAGTGGGGGTTGTCGCCCGGGCACGTTGCGCCGCGTCTGCGCCAGCTGCTGGCCGATCGCCATGGCGTGCTGGTGGAGGTGGCCGCGCTGCAGGCCGGGCGCGAGAAGCGCCAGTACGACGCCGGTGCGCGGCGGCTGTGGCTGCCCGATTACCTGGAGCCGGGCCAGCAGGCATTCCAGATGGCCGCCGAACTGGCCCTGCACGGGTACCTGCCGCAGATCGATGCGGTGGTGGCGCGTGCCGGCTTCAGCGATGACGCGCGCATCGCGCAGGCACGTATCGGCCTGTCGAACTACTTCGCCGGCGCGCTGGTGATGCCCTACATGCGCTTCCTGCGCGCGGCCGAGAGCAGCAGCTACGACATCGAACTGCTGGCCCATCAGTTCGGCGTCGGCTTCGAAGCGGTCTGCCATCGGCTGAGCACGCTGGCACGGCGCAGCGCACCCGGCCTGCCGTTCTTCTTCATCCGCGTGGACCGCGCGGGCAATGTGTCCAAACGCCACTCAGCGACCGATTTCCACTTCTCGCAGGTGGGCGGCTCGTGCCCCCTGTGGATCGTCTACGAGGCCTTCAACCAACCCGGGCGCATCCTTACCCAGACCGCGCGCATGCCTGATGGACGGCGCCACTTCTGGCTGGCGCGGCAGGTCAGCAGTGGTCCTGTCGGCCATGGCCAGCCACGCAAGACGTTTGCGGTGGCGCTGGGCTGCGATCTGCAGCACGCCGAGCGCCTGGTGTATTCGCTGGGGCTGGATGTGCAGAGCCCGGGCAACTCGGTGTCGATCGGGCCGGGCTGTCGGGTGTGCCCGCGCGAGGACTGCATGCAGCGCGCGTTCGCGCAGCTGCCGGGCCGGTAG
- a CDS encoding nicotinate phosphoribosyltransferase, translated as MQYLDNLLLNTDSYKASHWLQYPPGTDATFFYVESRGGLHDRTVFFGLQAILKDALARPVTHADIDDAAAVFAAHGEPFNEAGWRDIVDRLGGHLPVRIRAVPEGSVVPTHQALMTIESTDPAAFWVPSYLETLLLRVWYPVTVATISWHARQTIAGFLQQTSDDPQGQLPFKLHDFGARGVSSLESAALGGAAHLVSFLGTDTVSALCLARAHYHAPMAGYSIPAAEHSTITSWGREREVEAYRNMLRQFGKPGAIVAVVSDSYDIFRAISEHWGTTLRDEVVASGATLVIRPDSGDPVEIVAESLRRLDEAFGHTLNAKGYRVLNHVRVIQGDGINPGTIRAILQRTTGDGYSADNVAFGMGGALLQRLDRDTQKFALKCSAARIDGQWADVYKDPVTDAGKTSKRGRMRLLRRVADGSLHTVPLPADGDERLPPGCEDAMVTVWENGRLLHDQRLDDIRARAAAQH; from the coding sequence ATGCAGTACCTCGATAATCTTCTCCTCAACACCGACAGCTACAAGGCCAGCCACTGGCTGCAGTACCCGCCGGGTACCGATGCCACGTTCTTCTACGTGGAATCGCGTGGCGGCCTGCACGACCGCACGGTGTTCTTCGGCCTGCAGGCGATCCTCAAGGATGCGCTGGCACGGCCGGTCACCCACGCCGACATCGACGACGCCGCTGCGGTGTTCGCCGCCCATGGCGAACCGTTCAACGAGGCCGGCTGGCGCGACATCGTCGACCGCCTGGGCGGCCACCTGCCGGTGCGCATCCGCGCCGTGCCCGAGGGCAGTGTGGTGCCCACGCACCAAGCGCTGATGACCATCGAGTCGACCGATCCGGCGGCGTTCTGGGTGCCCTCGTACCTGGAAACCCTGCTGCTGCGTGTGTGGTACCCGGTCACCGTGGCCACCATCAGCTGGCATGCGCGGCAGACCATCGCCGGCTTCCTGCAGCAGACCAGCGACGACCCGCAGGGGCAGCTGCCGTTCAAGCTGCACGACTTCGGCGCGCGCGGCGTATCCAGCCTGGAATCGGCCGCACTGGGCGGTGCCGCGCACCTGGTCAGTTTCCTCGGTACCGATACCGTGTCGGCGCTGTGCCTGGCCCGCGCGCACTACCACGCGCCGATGGCGGGTTATTCCATTCCCGCTGCCGAGCACAGCACCATCACCAGCTGGGGCCGCGAGCGGGAAGTGGAGGCGTACCGCAACATGCTGCGCCAGTTCGGCAAGCCAGGCGCGATCGTCGCAGTGGTGTCGGACAGCTACGACATCTTCCGCGCCATCAGCGAGCACTGGGGCACGACGTTGCGCGATGAAGTGGTGGCCTCGGGTGCGACACTGGTGATCCGCCCGGATTCGGGTGATCCGGTGGAGATCGTTGCCGAAAGCCTGCGCAGGCTGGACGAGGCCTTTGGGCACACGCTCAATGCCAAGGGCTACCGCGTACTCAACCACGTGCGCGTGATCCAGGGGGATGGCATCAACCCCGGCACGATCCGCGCGATCCTGCAGCGAACGACCGGAGACGGCTATTCGGCCGACAACGTGGCCTTCGGCATGGGTGGCGCCCTGCTGCAGCGGCTGGACCGGGATACCCAGAAGTTCGCGCTGAAGTGTTCGGCGGCCCGCATCGATGGCCAGTGGGCCGATGTCTACAAGGATCCGGTCACCGATGCCGGCAAGACCAGCAAGCGTGGCCGCATGCGCCTGCTGCGGCGGGTCGCCGATGGCAGCCTGCACACGGTGCCGCTGCCCGCCGACGGTGATGAGCGCCTGCCGCCCGGCTGCGAAGATGCGATGGTGACCGTGTGGGAAAACGGCCGCCTCCTGCACGACCAGCGCCTGGATGACATCCGCGCGCGCGCCGCGGCCCAGCACTGA
- a CDS encoding bifunctional nicotinamide-nucleotide adenylyltransferase/Nudix hydroxylase: protein MEFDYLVFIGRFEPFHNGHAAVARLALSRARKLIFLVGSADTPRSLRNPWTVAERAVMIQAALDGHTDRLLIRPLRDHLYNEAQWIANVQRQVAEALRNDGAAADAKVGLIGMDKDASSYYLREFPQWPLVDVQHTATLSATELRRYLFEAGDVDFHGALLMLRGNVPAPVYDMLEAFRKSAPAYGQLVAEYRFIEQYKAAWKDAPYAPTFVTTDAVVVHSGHVLLVRRRSEPGKGLWALPGGFVGQEQSLLDSCLRELREETRLKIPLPVLKGSLKGQQVFDHPDRSQRGRTITHGFHFEFPAGELPPVRGGDDADKARWIPVSEALDMGPQLFEDHLHILEYFLGRG, encoded by the coding sequence ATGGAATTCGACTATCTGGTTTTCATCGGGCGTTTCGAGCCCTTCCACAACGGCCACGCCGCCGTTGCCCGCCTGGCCCTGAGCCGGGCCCGCAAGCTGATCTTCCTGGTCGGCTCTGCCGATACCCCCCGCAGCCTGCGCAATCCCTGGACCGTGGCCGAACGCGCCGTGATGATCCAGGCCGCCCTCGACGGCCACACCGACCGCCTGCTGATCCGCCCGCTGCGCGACCACCTGTACAACGAAGCGCAGTGGATCGCCAACGTGCAGCGCCAGGTGGCCGAAGCGCTGCGCAACGACGGTGCCGCCGCCGATGCGAAGGTTGGCCTGATCGGCATGGACAAGGATGCCTCCAGCTACTACCTGCGCGAATTCCCGCAGTGGCCGCTGGTCGATGTGCAGCACACCGCCACCCTGTCGGCCACCGAACTGCGGCGTTACCTGTTCGAAGCCGGTGACGTGGATTTCCACGGTGCGCTGCTGATGCTGCGGGGCAACGTGCCGGCGCCGGTGTACGACATGCTCGAAGCGTTCCGCAAGAGCGCACCTGCCTACGGCCAGCTGGTGGCCGAGTACCGCTTCATCGAACAGTACAAGGCGGCCTGGAAGGATGCGCCCTATGCGCCCACCTTCGTCACCACCGATGCGGTGGTGGTGCATTCGGGCCACGTGCTGCTGGTGCGGCGCCGTTCGGAACCCGGCAAGGGCCTGTGGGCGCTGCCCGGCGGCTTCGTCGGCCAGGAGCAGAGCCTGCTTGACAGCTGCCTGCGCGAACTGCGCGAGGAAACCCGGCTGAAGATCCCACTGCCCGTGCTGAAGGGATCGCTGAAGGGCCAGCAGGTGTTCGACCACCCCGACCGCAGCCAGCGTGGCCGCACCATCACCCACGGTTTCCACTTCGAGTTCCCGGCCGGTGAGCTGCCGCCGGTGCGTGGCGGCGACGATGCCGACAAGGCGCGCTGGATTCCGGTCAGCGAAGCGCTGGACATGGGCCCGCAGCTGTTCGAAGACCACCTGCACATCCTGGAGTATTTCCTCGGCCGCGGCTGA
- a CDS encoding acyl-CoA dehydrogenase family protein codes for MSHSMTTEQDEAQQAYREAARDFAQAELAPHAARWDAEGIFPREAIAKAGELGFCGLYMDPEVGGSGLSRLDAAVVIEELANVDPSTAAYISIHNMASWMVSQWGQPALRDAWGNDLSSGSKLASYCLTEPGAGSDAASLKTTAVRDGDHYVLNGAKAFISGAGATELLVVMARTGGAGAGGVSAIAVPSDLPGISFGRKEEKMGWNSQPTRGITFENVRVPVSHLLGEEGGGFKLAMKGLDGGRINIAACSLGAAQGALDAARRYMGERRQFGKALAEFQALQFKLADMVTQLVAARQMVHTAARKLDAGASDANVWCAMAKRFATDAGFAICNEALQIHGGYGYIREYPIERLLRDSRVHQILEGTNEIMRVIVARHLLNTEEELR; via the coding sequence ATGAGCCACTCGATGACGACGGAACAGGACGAAGCGCAGCAGGCGTACCGCGAAGCCGCGCGCGACTTCGCACAGGCCGAACTGGCGCCGCACGCCGCGCGATGGGATGCGGAGGGCATCTTTCCGCGCGAGGCGATCGCCAAGGCCGGTGAACTGGGCTTCTGCGGTCTGTACATGGACCCGGAAGTCGGCGGCAGCGGCCTCAGCCGCCTGGACGCCGCCGTCGTCATCGAGGAGCTCGCCAACGTCGACCCGTCGACCGCGGCGTACATCAGCATCCACAACATGGCCTCGTGGATGGTGTCGCAGTGGGGCCAGCCGGCACTGCGCGATGCGTGGGGCAACGACCTGTCTTCGGGCAGCAAGCTGGCCTCGTACTGCCTGACCGAACCGGGTGCCGGTTCCGATGCGGCCTCGTTGAAAACCACGGCGGTGCGCGATGGCGACCACTACGTGCTGAACGGCGCCAAGGCCTTCATTTCCGGTGCCGGTGCCACCGAACTGCTGGTGGTGATGGCGCGTACCGGCGGTGCCGGTGCGGGCGGTGTCAGCGCGATCGCGGTGCCGTCCGACCTGCCGGGCATCAGCTTCGGCCGCAAGGAAGAGAAAATGGGCTGGAACAGCCAGCCCACCCGCGGCATCACCTTCGAGAACGTCCGCGTGCCGGTCAGCCACCTTCTGGGAGAGGAAGGCGGCGGCTTCAAGCTGGCGATGAAGGGGCTCGATGGCGGCCGCATCAACATCGCCGCGTGCTCGCTGGGTGCGGCGCAGGGTGCGCTGGATGCCGCACGCCGCTACATGGGCGAGCGCCGCCAGTTCGGCAAGGCGCTGGCGGAATTCCAGGCGCTGCAGTTCAAGCTGGCCGACATGGTCACCCAGCTGGTCGCGGCGCGGCAGATGGTGCACACCGCCGCACGCAAGCTCGATGCCGGTGCCAGCGATGCCAACGTGTGGTGTGCGATGGCCAAGCGCTTCGCCACCGATGCCGGCTTCGCCATCTGCAACGAAGCGCTGCAGATCCACGGCGGCTATGGCTACATCCGCGAATACCCGATCGAGCGCCTGCTGCGCGACAGCCGCGTGCACCAGATCCTGGAAGGCACCAACGAGATCATGCGGGTGATCGTTGCCCGTCACCTGCTCAACACCGAAGAGGAACTGCGATGA
- a CDS encoding enoyl-CoA hydratase/isomerase family protein, which yields MSTDTAAADAPVLFEERVAGNGTRIGIATLNAPRTLNGFSLPMAHLLLKQLNAWADDDGIAMVVLQGAGEKAFCAGGDLHSLYKAMVAFREAGHGDIRENDYAAEFFDVEYRVDYLIHTYAKPILCWGHGIVMGGGIGLMSGASHRVVSERSKLAFPEITVGLFPDVGGSWLLPRVPGKGGLFLALTGALLNPGDAIYAGLADVHVAEERRSAVFDALLQVAWSADAARNHERLSQLLMSFATDAATGPLLGHAAQVDALCEGDDLEAIVARIAGLQTDDAWLQAAQKTLAAGAPGSARLAFELQRRSAGQDLASVYRLEYIVALHCAAHGDFAEGIRALLIDKDRTPQWKPATLTEATPAWADTFFASPWADAAHPLADLGTPVVERSLA from the coding sequence ATGAGCACCGACACCGCTGCTGCCGACGCACCGGTGCTGTTCGAAGAGCGCGTGGCCGGTAATGGCACGCGCATCGGCATCGCTACGCTCAACGCGCCGCGTACGCTCAATGGCTTCTCGCTGCCGATGGCGCACCTGCTGCTGAAGCAGTTGAATGCCTGGGCAGACGACGATGGCATCGCGATGGTGGTGCTGCAGGGCGCGGGCGAAAAGGCGTTCTGCGCCGGTGGCGACCTGCACAGCCTGTACAAGGCCATGGTCGCCTTCCGCGAAGCCGGCCACGGCGACATCCGCGAGAACGACTACGCCGCCGAGTTCTTCGACGTCGAGTACCGCGTCGATTACCTCATCCATACCTACGCCAAGCCGATCCTGTGCTGGGGCCATGGCATCGTGATGGGCGGCGGCATCGGCCTGATGTCCGGCGCCAGCCATCGCGTGGTCAGCGAGCGCTCCAAGCTGGCCTTCCCGGAAATCACCGTCGGCCTGTTCCCCGATGTGGGTGGCAGCTGGCTGCTGCCGCGCGTTCCGGGCAAGGGCGGCCTGTTCCTGGCGCTCACCGGCGCGCTGCTCAATCCCGGTGATGCCATCTATGCCGGCCTGGCCGACGTGCACGTGGCCGAAGAACGCCGCAGCGCGGTGTTCGATGCGCTGCTGCAGGTGGCGTGGTCTGCCGACGCCGCGCGCAACCACGAGCGCCTGTCGCAGCTGTTGATGTCCTTCGCCACGGACGCGGCGACCGGTCCGCTGCTGGGCCACGCCGCGCAGGTCGATGCGCTGTGCGAAGGCGATGACCTTGAAGCGATCGTCGCGCGCATTGCCGGCCTGCAGACCGACGACGCCTGGCTGCAGGCGGCACAGAAAACCCTCGCCGCGGGTGCGCCGGGCTCGGCACGCCTGGCGTTCGAACTGCAGCGCCGCAGCGCGGGCCAGGACCTGGCCAGCGTCTACCGCCTGGAGTACATCGTTGCCCTGCATTGCGCCGCGCACGGGGATTTCGCCGAAGGCATCCGCGCGCTGCTGATCGACAAGGACCGTACTCCGCAGTGGAAGCCGGCCACCCTGACCGAGGCCACCCCCGCGTGGGCCGATACGTTCTTCGCTTCTCCCTGGGCCGACGCCGCGCATCCGCTGGCCGACCTGGGCACCCCTGTCGTTGAAAGGAGCCTGGCATGA